The genomic stretch AGGCAAAGTTGACCTTATTGTAAAGGAGAGCTGCAGAGGTAAAATAGCTCTTGTTGGCCCTCCAGCGCAGGAAAGCCTTCCGGAAGATGTTAGCAATAGCGATATATACAGAAAAGCAGAGGAGCTCTCAAAGCAGTGTAAGGTTGCAGGCTATGTTAAAATAAGCAGTAAGAGTCATGAAAGGCTCGCAGCAGAACTTTCAAATGTCTGCTCTCACATAATTGTTGTTGGAGAAGACTGGAAGATTATTCCCCTTGAGAATCTAATAGCAGAACTCCAGACAGAAGAGGTAAAGGTGATGGCAGGCGTGAGGGATGCTGAAGATGCAAAACTTGCATTCGAAACTCTTGAGGTGGGCGTGGATGGCGTACTTATACAGACTCAGAGTTTTGATGAAATTAAAAAGGTGGGAGAGATAGCGCATTCTACATCTGAAACTCTTGAACTCAAAACAGGTAGAGTTGTAAGGCTTGAACAGGTAGGGCTTGGAGACAGAGTATGTGTGGACACTGCCTCTCTCTTAAACCCGGGGGAGGGTATGCTTGTGGGCTCCCAGGGCTCGGGGTTATTCCTTGTGCATTCTGAAACTCTTGAAAGTGAATATGTAGCCTCAAGACCCTTCAGGGTAAATGCCGGTGCGGTTCACGCCTATATCCTTGCCCCAGGCATGAAGACAAGATATCTCAGTGAACTTGAGGCAGGAGATGTGGTTCTGGCTGTTGACAGCGGTGGCAGAGCAAGAGAGGTGGTTGTAGGCAGGGTTAAGATAGAGAAGAGACCCCTCATGCTTGTTGAGGTAGAGGCTGAGGGTAAGAGGTTCAAGACACTACTCCAGAATGCCGAGACTGTAAATCTTGTCACCCTGCAGGGTAATCCTGTCTCTGTATCAAAACTCAAAGCTGGTGACGAGATTTTAATTTATGCAAAGAACATAGGGAGACACTTTGGAATGGAAGTTGAAGAGAGTATTATTGAGAAGTGAGTCTCTCCACTGCTCTTTTTATTGCCTCTTTATGAAGTTCTCCAGCTATATGCAGAGGTGCCTTCTTTCCTTTAACTTCATAAAAACCTCTGGCCTGACAGATAAACTGAACTTCAAGAGCAAACCTTGTAAGAGCCTCCTCAACCTTCATGTTGATTATCTTCTCCGCAGCCTCCCATGTGGCACCACAGGGAGCACCTCTTTTAACTTTAACTTTTTTCACAATACCCTTATCCACATCAACTTCAATTTCTGGTAATCCGAATTGATGCGTGTATCCCTCTATCCCCTCAATATCACCAAGGGAACAGCAGGTGCTGGGAATTATTGCTCCGGGCTTTTTCCTTCCAGAAGCTATTATGGGTATATTCTTTTTATTTGCAATTTCAATCAGGTAGTCAGTTAAATCTCCATGGTAAAGGTAGTCAAGTATTAAATCCGCCTCAAAATCTTCGTAAATATAATCTTCAGGTTCATCTATAATCTGAGGTAGGGGTTCTGGAACTGTAAAAACCTCAAGCTCAATTCCTCTCCCATACTTTCTTATTCCCTCTATCTTGTGCTCGCCTTTATTTCCAACCTGAAATACAGCTATCTTCATAAAGCATCAAGGGCAAGATTTGCTAACTCATCAGCTCTCTGGATAAAAGGGTCGGTTCTACTCACATGTTTATATGTCACTCTTGTGAAGGCTTCTTCCTTATGCCTTACAACCCTCTTAAGTTCTCTGAGTTTCAAATTTTTTGTCTTATACTCACCATTGAGCTGCTTCACAATAAGCTCGCTGTCGAGAAAGCAGTCCACCTCACCAGCATAATCCTGTGCCAGCTCAAGAGCCTTTATAATAGCTCTGTACTCTGCCTGATTGTTGGTTGCTATTCCTATAGCCTGACTGTGTTCTCTGAGTATTTTTTTGTTCTCTCCCACAAGGACAACACCTATTGCAGCTTTTCCCGGATTTCCCCTTGAGGCACCATCGCTATAACTTATTATTTTTCTCATAATTCATATCTTCTATTATATACTAATAATATTTTATGTTGAGATACTACCATGAATAAGCATAAATACTATAAGCAAGTAATCATATTATAGGTGTTAAGGTGTTGAATTGGGTTGGCAACACATATATTTATCTGGTGCTGGAAAATGCTGGTGAGTGTACTGGGTGGTTTTGCATTGTGTAACATAACTGACCAAAAGGCTTATATAGGAGTATGAGTAAATTTTAGTTGCCGTTGGAGAATTGTGACTACTTTTCACCAAATCTCCAAGGGCCCCCCTCCCCAACACCTCCCCTTCCCTATACTTATTGATGTATATCTGAACAGGAAGCTCTTTTATATCAGAAACTCCTATTTTTTTCTGGTGATATTATGCTTAGAGAAGGCAGGCTTGGAAATCATGCTGATACCGAATTTGCTGAATTCACTTCTTCATTAGAATTTGACAGAAATCTATTTAAATATGATATTGCTGGAAGTATTGCTCATGCAGAGATGCTTTCAAAGCAGGGTATTATATCTGAAGAAGATGCTAAATCTATAGTAAAGGGACTGAGAAAGATATTCTCTCTTGGCTACAGTGCTCTTGATTTAAATGCAGAGTATGAGGATATTCATATTGCTGTCGAGGCAAGACTCAAAGAATTTGCTGGTTCATCCGCCCTGAAGCTTCACACAGCAAGGTCGAGAAATGACCAGATAGCTCTCGACCTCAGAATGTTCTTAAGAGATGAAGTTATATCTCTGGCAGAGAATATGATTGCCTTCGAGAAAGTTATTCTGAATATAGCTTCTAGGCACACTGAAACTTTAATGGCAGGTTATACACATCTCCAGATAGCCCAGCCCGTAACTCTTGCACACCACCTTCTTGCCCATTTCAACATACTTCTCAGAGACCTTGAAAGGCTGAGAGATGCCTTTCCAAGAATAAATGTCTCACCTCTCGGAGCCTGTGCTCTGGCTACAACCTCCTTCCCCATAAACAAGGATTATACTGCCGAGCTATTGGGTTTCGAAGCAAGTTTTGAGAACTCACAGGATGCAGTAGCATCCAGAGATTTTCTTCTCGAAGCTCTATCCACTGTAAGTATATCTTCAATCAATATAACAAAAATATGTGAAGAGATAATTCTGTGGAGCACAAGGGAATTTGGATTTGTGGAGCTTCCTGAAGCACTTTCTTCAACTTCAAGTATAATGCCCCAGAAAAAAAATCCCGATGCTTTTGAAATAATAAGGGCAAAGGTTTCGGTTGCAGCAGGAAGCTTCAGCTCTGCATTAATGCTTACAAAGGCTCTACCCCTTGCTTACAACAGAGACCTGCAGGAGCTTTCACCTATAGTCTTTAATTCTATCCGGCTGGTCAGAAATTCATTCTCACTTCTATCAAAACTTTTTTCAGGCTTGAAGTTTAACAGAGAGGCTCTAAAAAGAAATCTCGATAAGAGTTTTTCCACTGCCACCGAGCTGGCTGATTTTCTTGTAAAGAAAAAAGAGCTCAGCTTCAGGGAGGCTCATCAGATTGTAGGTAGAGCTGCTATGAAAGCAGAAAAAAAAGGGAGAATGAACTTAAAGCTTCTTGAGGAGGCTTCTCAGGAAATTCTCGGAAGAAAGCTTGAAATTGATGAAGATGAATTTGAAACTGTGCTTGACCCAATGAAGGCTGTACTGAACAGGAAGATTTATGGTTCTCCCTCGCCTGAGCAGACAGAAAAATCCATTTATATTGGAAAGGAAAAGCTTAAACTTATTGAAGACTACTTTGCGGAAAGGAAAAAGACTGCCAAAAAGGTGTTTAACGAACTTCTGGGTGATTGAATGTACAGAGGCAAAGCAAAGCACATACTCGGCGATATTGCAGAAGGAGATAGAGTAAAGGTGATTAATGGAGGGAAAGTCTATAATGGCATACTCATGCCCAGAAGCGAGCTTGGTGATTCGAGACATGTTGTTATAAAACTTGCGAATGGTTATAACATAGGATTCAATATTGACAATATTAAAATTGAACTTATTTCCGTGAGGGAGAAGGAAGATAAGGAAAAGAAGGTTGAAGAAGAGTCTTCACCAGAGAATAAGCCCTGTGTTTCAATTCTTGGTACAGGAGGTACAATCGCCTCGAAAATTGATTATATGTCCGGGGCTGTACACCCTGCTTTCTCAACCTCCGAGATTGTGAATGCTGTACCCGAGCTTGAGGATATTGCCTCCCTGAATACAGAGATTGTCTTTAATATACTGAGCGAGAATATGACTCCGGAACACTGGCGTATTATTGCAAAGGAAGTTGTAAAGGCTATGAATAAAAGCAGCGGTGTTGTAGTTGCCCATGGCACAGATACCCTTGCCTATACTGCCAGTGCCATTGCCTTTATGCTTTCCGATATTCCGAAGCCAGTCGTTTTTGTGGGAAGTCAGCGTTCCAGTGACAGACCCAGCAGCGATGCTTCTCTAAACTTAATCTCTGCAGTTAGAGTTGCTCTGAGCGATATAGCTGAGGTCGTTGCTGTTATGCATGCCGGAAGCAGCGACGAAGGATGTGCAATTCACAGGGCAACAAAGGTTAGAAAGATGCATTCCTCCAGAAGGGATGCTTTTAAGAGCATCGACTCTCTACCCATTGGTGAGGTGATAGGAGACAAAATAACAACCTTTCAGGAATACAGCAGGAGGTCAGAAGGGAAGGTAAAGCTTG from archaeon BMS3Bbin15 encodes the following:
- the ansA gene encoding L-asparaginase 1; the protein is MYRGKAKHILGDIAEGDRVKVINGGKVYNGILMPRSELGDSRHVVIKLANGYNIGFNIDNIKIELISVREKEDKEKKVEEESSPENKPCVSILGTGGTIASKIDYMSGAVHPAFSTSEIVNAVPELEDIASLNTEIVFNILSENMTPEHWRIIAKEVVKAMNKSSGVVVAHGTDTLAYTASAIAFMLSDIPKPVVFVGSQRSSDRPSSDASLNLISAVRVALSDIAEVVAVMHAGSSDEGCAIHRATKVRKMHSSRRDAFKSIDSLPIGEVIGDKITTFQEYSRRSEGKVKLDDRLEEDVALLKIYPGFPEQLFDYYIENFKGIVIEGTGLGHVPENLISKLEEARKKDMPVVMTSQTIFGRVDMKVYSTGRKLLKAGVISGRDMLPEVALVKLMVALGRFKEYEEVRSFMERNMAGEVSERSLYNTFF
- the rnhA gene encoding 14.7 kDa ribonuclease H-like protein, with translation MRKIISYSDGASRGNPGKAAIGVVLVGENKKILREHSQAIGIATNNQAEYRAIIKALELAQDYAGEVDCFLDSELIVKQLNGEYKTKNLKLRELKRVVRHKEEAFTRVTYKHVSRTDPFIQRADELANLALDAL
- the griH gene encoding 3-amino-4-hydroxybenzoic acid synthase, with translation MKFFWVDATVGNRDERKNLITTALESGASGVVVLEEDFEIAEKLGKVDLIVKESCRGKIALVGPPAQESLPEDVSNSDIYRKAEELSKQCKVAGYVKISSKSHERLAAELSNVCSHIIVVGEDWKIIPLENLIAELQTEEVKVMAGVRDAEDAKLAFETLEVGVDGVLIQTQSFDEIKKVGEIAHSTSETLELKTGRVVRLEQVGLGDRVCVDTASLLNPGEGMLVGSQGSGLFLVHSETLESEYVASRPFRVNAGAVHAYILAPGMKTRYLSELEAGDVVLAVDSGGRAREVVVGRVKIEKRPLMLVEVEAEGKRFKTLLQNAETVNLVTLQGNPVSVSKLKAGDEILIYAKNIGRHFGMEVEESIIEK
- the argH gene encoding argininosuccinate lyase is translated as MLREGRLGNHADTEFAEFTSSLEFDRNLFKYDIAGSIAHAEMLSKQGIISEEDAKSIVKGLRKIFSLGYSALDLNAEYEDIHIAVEARLKEFAGSSALKLHTARSRNDQIALDLRMFLRDEVISLAENMIAFEKVILNIASRHTETLMAGYTHLQIAQPVTLAHHLLAHFNILLRDLERLRDAFPRINVSPLGACALATTSFPINKDYTAELLGFEASFENSQDAVASRDFLLEALSTVSISSINITKICEEIILWSTREFGFVELPEALSSTSSIMPQKKNPDAFEIIRAKVSVAAGSFSSALMLTKALPLAYNRDLQELSPIVFNSIRLVRNSFSLLSKLFSGLKFNREALKRNLDKSFSTATELADFLVKKKELSFREAHQIVGRAAMKAEKKGRMNLKLLEEASQEILGRKLEIDEDEFETVLDPMKAVLNRKIYGSPSPEQTEKSIYIGKEKLKLIEDYFAERKKTAKKVFNELLGD